One Brachybacterium kimchii genomic window carries:
- a CDS encoding PP2C family protein-serine/threonine phosphatase — protein MIDASLTDPDLPGTVRVVSAHATDVGRVRETNEDSVLDAHPIHMVADGMGGHNAGEVASAIAVEEFEKLTVQENVTIEQLGDALRSAGARISGLSADDERGAGTTVALVATMVLDGVGYWAVMNLGDSRVYRLSAELFEQVSVDHSVVQELIDHGDLTDAEARVHPYRHMITRALGVGAEPDPDFWLIPAEVGDRILVCSDGLTNELSDEEIERLLRSDADVDDLSREFVRSAVDAGGHDNVSVVVVEATALVGLSAGDAQQRGSSAPQPAIEVEEDTHPRGADGTGSSGDDAQHEAGRTVDAQDGDGTEDRSQ, from the coding sequence GTGATCGACGCATCCCTCACCGATCCCGACCTCCCCGGCACCGTCCGCGTGGTCTCCGCCCATGCGACCGATGTCGGCCGCGTGCGGGAGACCAACGAGGACTCCGTGCTCGACGCGCACCCGATCCACATGGTCGCCGACGGCATGGGCGGGCACAACGCCGGCGAGGTCGCGAGCGCGATCGCCGTCGAGGAGTTCGAGAAGCTCACCGTCCAGGAGAACGTGACCATCGAGCAGCTCGGCGACGCCCTGCGCTCGGCGGGTGCCCGCATCAGCGGCCTCAGCGCCGACGACGAGCGCGGCGCGGGCACCACGGTCGCCCTGGTCGCGACGATGGTGCTGGACGGCGTGGGCTACTGGGCGGTCATGAACCTGGGCGACTCCCGGGTCTACCGCCTCTCCGCCGAGCTGTTCGAGCAGGTCAGCGTGGATCACTCCGTCGTTCAGGAGCTCATCGACCACGGTGACCTCACCGATGCCGAGGCCCGCGTGCATCCCTACCGGCACATGATCACCCGCGCCCTGGGCGTGGGCGCGGAGCCGGATCCGGACTTCTGGCTGATCCCCGCGGAGGTGGGCGACCGCATCCTCGTGTGCTCCGACGGACTCACCAACGAGCTCTCTGACGAGGAGATCGAGCGCCTCCTGCGCAGCGACGCCGACGTCGACGACCTGAGCCGCGAGTTCGTCCGGAGCGCCGTCGACGCCGGAGGCCACGACAACGTGAGCGTCGTGGTCGTCGAGGCGACGGCGCTCGTCGGACTCTCCGCGGGCGATGCCCAGCAGCGGGGGAGCAGTGCGCCCCAGCCGGCCATCGAGGTCGAGGAGGACACCCACCCGCGCGGTGCGGACGGCACCGGGAGCAGCGGTGACGACGCGCAGCACGAGGCGGGCAGGACGGTGGACGCGCAGGACGGCGACGGGACCGAGGACCGATCGCAGTGA
- a CDS encoding FHA domain-containing protein — protein sequence MSGESSLLGRGTWFNPGPATLVVRPAGWILLVPGVKSSLIASAWRVLGEPPAADALLGDLASGSEFETEDRLPPVLFALGDGTSRTIGLTGTSPLAVYTAEGRSLLAGTEEGPAVITELADVRRIAFGDLPAEDPVAALRSVEGMSRVRGFVLMTTDPAELEEAARTQLAEQVEADGSSILDPAAKERAAQRKEARAKEKREREERRAQEASARAESSAASSSSRDSSSSARRAAAEAPAGPSMFDDLFAPSAAAQASPPQSDAAVSPERLPEAPPVTAPQTADAPEREPAAAAPEPSPVETAPAPSPAPEPAPAETAQAPATAPAGTAAAHPPQSPAPGRSARLVTSSLFDRRASRSGQRRTEGATNRASQPSATSTVTGDGDQAPTPAEDPAADAAPVTRVEPIDPEAADPEAIDTDTDASAGTPEAGTAPSPDAAPPHSDAPPHTDPAVPAPRGEPGPAEPEADPPQVSARAAGASDLGAVIGEGGSAYDDLFGRTLHRSIEAAAVRAAGEDGSAADGERASEATLDVESLDLDASGAAGEETTSDGAPADPVGSDPAFATTEDVPLESTGDFIDWVPGMGRTAPEVAHAARASERGGAERAPAAHGPVAALAGTGRADARPGDAAPPRSATSAGSPARAPAQPTGQAPTAPAQAVALPGAVCENRHANPPEATVCRWCGARIRGGVRTVARPPLGMIEISTGGRFLLDRSAIIGRRPRASRVSGDDVPQLITVPSPQQDISRSHVALRLEGWHVVAEDLRTTNGTTLLRSGEAPQRLRSGQSPVLSDGDRLDLGDGVVLTLVGRPS from the coding sequence GTGAGCGGGGAGTCCTCGCTCCTGGGCCGCGGCACCTGGTTCAACCCCGGCCCCGCGACGCTCGTCGTGCGTCCCGCGGGCTGGATCCTGCTCGTCCCCGGCGTCAAGAGCTCCCTGATCGCGTCCGCGTGGCGGGTGCTCGGCGAGCCCCCGGCGGCCGACGCCCTGCTGGGAGACCTCGCCTCGGGCAGCGAGTTCGAGACCGAGGACCGCCTGCCGCCGGTGCTGTTCGCGCTCGGCGACGGCACCAGCCGGACGATCGGTCTCACCGGCACGAGTCCCCTCGCGGTGTACACGGCAGAGGGCCGGAGCCTGCTCGCCGGGACCGAGGAGGGCCCCGCCGTCATCACCGAGCTCGCCGACGTGCGCCGGATCGCCTTCGGCGACCTGCCCGCCGAGGACCCGGTCGCGGCGCTGAGGTCGGTCGAGGGCATGAGCCGCGTCCGCGGGTTCGTGCTCATGACCACCGATCCCGCGGAGCTCGAGGAGGCGGCGCGGACACAGCTCGCCGAGCAGGTGGAGGCCGACGGCAGCTCCATCCTCGACCCCGCCGCCAAGGAGCGCGCCGCGCAGCGCAAGGAGGCGCGCGCCAAGGAGAAGCGCGAGCGCGAGGAGCGCCGCGCGCAGGAGGCCTCCGCGCGGGCGGAGTCCTCCGCCGCATCATCGAGCTCGCGGGACTCGTCGTCGTCCGCACGGAGAGCCGCTGCGGAGGCGCCCGCAGGGCCCAGCATGTTCGACGACCTCTTCGCTCCCTCCGCAGCCGCCCAGGCCTCACCTCCCCAGTCCGATGCCGCGGTGTCCCCGGAGCGGCTGCCAGAGGCACCCCCGGTGACGGCACCGCAGACGGCCGACGCGCCGGAGCGGGAGCCGGCTGCCGCGGCGCCGGAGCCGTCGCCGGTGGAGACTGCTCCCGCACCGTCACCTGCACCCGAGCCGGCCCCCGCCGAGACCGCGCAGGCGCCCGCCACCGCGCCCGCAGGGACCGCGGCGGCGCACCCTCCGCAGAGTCCCGCGCCCGGTCGCTCGGCGCGACTGGTGACCTCGTCGCTGTTCGATCGCCGGGCGTCACGCAGCGGTCAGCGCAGGACCGAGGGGGCTACGAACAGGGCGTCGCAGCCGTCGGCCACGTCGACGGTGACCGGTGACGGTGACCAGGCGCCGACGCCCGCTGAGGACCCCGCGGCGGACGCGGCACCCGTGACGCGCGTCGAACCGATCGACCCCGAAGCGGCCGACCCCGAAGCGATCGACACCGACACGGACGCGTCTGCCGGCACACCCGAGGCGGGCACTGCCCCGTCCCCCGACGCCGCCCCTCCGCACTCGGATGCCCCTCCGCACACGGATCCCGCTGTCCCCGCACCGCGCGGCGAGCCCGGCCCTGCTGAACCCGAGGCGGATCCTCCCCAGGTGTCCGCCCGGGCCGCCGGCGCGAGCGACCTCGGTGCGGTGATCGGCGAGGGCGGCAGCGCCTACGACGATCTGTTCGGGCGCACCCTCCATCGCAGCATCGAGGCCGCTGCGGTCCGCGCCGCGGGTGAGGACGGGAGCGCCGCGGACGGCGAGCGCGCCTCGGAGGCGACGCTCGACGTCGAGTCCCTCGACCTCGATGCCTCCGGTGCCGCGGGCGAGGAGACGACGTCAGACGGTGCGCCCGCCGATCCCGTCGGATCCGATCCCGCCTTTGCGACCACCGAGGACGTGCCGCTGGAATCGACCGGGGACTTCATCGACTGGGTGCCCGGAATGGGGCGCACCGCCCCCGAGGTGGCGCACGCCGCGCGCGCCTCGGAGCGCGGCGGCGCGGAGCGAGCGCCTGCCGCGCACGGGCCCGTCGCCGCGCTCGCGGGCACCGGGCGTGCCGATGCCCGGCCGGGTGACGCGGCTCCGCCGCGCTCCGCTACCTCGGCAGGCTCCCCTGCACGGGCCCCCGCGCAGCCGACGGGCCAGGCGCCCACTGCGCCCGCGCAGGCGGTCGCCCTGCCCGGCGCCGTCTGCGAGAACCGCCACGCGAACCCGCCCGAGGCCACGGTCTGCCGCTGGTGCGGCGCCCGCATCCGCGGGGGAGTGCGCACCGTGGCGCGCCCGCCGCTGGGCATGATCGAGATCAGCACCGGCGGACGGTTCCTGCTCGACCGCTCGGCGATCATCGGCCGCCGGCCCCGCGCCTCGCGCGTGAGCGGCGACGACGTCCCCCAGCTGATCACCGTCCCCAGCCCCCAGCAGGACATCTCGCGCTCCCACGTCGCGCTGCGCCTCGAGGGCTGGCACGTCGTCGCCGAGGACCTGCGCACCACCAACGGCACCACGCTGCTGCGCTCCGGCGAGGCTCCGCAGCGTCTGCGCTCGGGCCAGAGTCCCGTCCTCTCCGACGGCGATCGCCTCGACCTGGGCGACGGAGTGGTCCTCACCCTGGTGGGGAGGCCCTCGTGA
- a CDS encoding serine/threonine-protein kinase has translation MSPRPPAPPPQLAGYEYERLLGSGGFADVHLYRQLRPQRRVAIKVLLASVLDDAVRGQFDAEANVMATMSTHPSIVTIHQAEVTREHRACIVMEYCPRPNYGARFRRERISVAEVLRVGVQIAGAVETAHRAGILHRDIKPANILVTEYNRPALTDFGISVAAGNALEPEASHGLSIPWSPPEAFEDPPTADERSDVFSLAATLYSLLAARTPFERSGGGNTASDLIARISSEPLAPLGRPDVPEMLNRTLSVAMAKDPAGRYESALALGRALQQVEMALSLPITQMDVLDEHGPDHPPEHTGEGDLEAHTNIRRVSTVDPDAPSSRVLDPFAGVAPALGGGRPARSRSLAPGQGDDTTLVRPSPAPAALSGASAGVGGGAGPGGPAAPSAAAAAPGAAGPAGHGAPVRRRPMWPLVTLAAVLVLGIGVGTMAIVRSTFIEPEEPTTAAPSTSEDWKPGAQEPPADISMTVLEKERGTTAGTVKISWSTPEGMTSNDDIKIAWQNLPEEYEGVETERLARGSSSITVSVPLAWDKPCFVLTVVTKNGGIGPSTKQQCVDTKELRGS, from the coding sequence GTGAGCCCCCGCCCGCCCGCCCCGCCGCCGCAGCTCGCGGGGTACGAGTACGAGCGTCTGCTGGGCTCCGGCGGCTTCGCCGACGTCCACCTGTACCGCCAGCTGCGCCCGCAGCGGAGGGTCGCGATCAAGGTGCTGCTCGCGAGCGTCCTCGACGACGCCGTGCGGGGCCAGTTCGACGCCGAGGCGAACGTGATGGCGACCATGTCGACCCATCCCTCGATCGTCACGATCCACCAGGCGGAGGTGACCAGGGAACACCGCGCCTGCATCGTCATGGAGTACTGCCCGCGCCCGAACTACGGGGCGCGCTTCCGCCGCGAGCGCATCTCCGTCGCCGAGGTGCTGCGCGTGGGCGTGCAGATCGCGGGCGCCGTGGAGACCGCGCACCGCGCCGGCATCCTGCACCGCGACATCAAGCCCGCGAACATCCTTGTCACCGAGTACAACAGGCCGGCGCTCACGGACTTCGGGATCTCCGTGGCCGCGGGCAACGCCCTCGAGCCGGAGGCCAGCCACGGGCTGTCGATCCCCTGGTCCCCGCCGGAGGCCTTCGAGGATCCGCCGACCGCCGACGAGCGCAGCGACGTGTTCTCCCTCGCCGCCACCCTGTACTCGCTGCTGGCCGCGCGCACCCCCTTCGAGCGCAGCGGCGGCGGGAACACCGCGAGCGATCTCATCGCCCGGATCTCCTCCGAGCCGCTCGCACCGCTCGGCCGCCCGGACGTGCCGGAGATGCTGAACCGGACCCTGTCGGTCGCGATGGCGAAGGACCCCGCCGGCCGCTACGAGTCCGCACTCGCCCTCGGCCGTGCCCTGCAGCAGGTCGAGATGGCGCTCTCCCTGCCCATCACGCAGATGGACGTGCTCGACGAGCACGGCCCCGATCACCCTCCCGAGCACACGGGGGAGGGCGACCTCGAGGCGCACACGAACATCCGCCGCGTCTCCACCGTCGACCCCGACGCCCCCTCGTCGCGGGTCCTGGACCCCTTCGCCGGCGTCGCCCCCGCACTGGGCGGCGGGCGCCCCGCGCGATCCCGCTCGCTGGCCCCCGGGCAGGGGGACGACACCACGCTCGTGCGTCCCTCGCCGGCGCCGGCCGCGCTGTCCGGCGCCTCCGCCGGCGTCGGAGGAGGCGCCGGGCCGGGTGGGCCCGCGGCGCCGTCCGCGGCCGCGGCGGCGCCCGGAGCCGCCGGTCCCGCGGGTCACGGAGCACCCGTGCGCCGTCGGCCGATGTGGCCCCTGGTGACCCTCGCCGCCGTGCTCGTCCTGGGCATCGGGGTGGGCACGATGGCCATCGTGCGCAGCACCTTCATCGAGCCCGAGGAGCCCACGACCGCCGCCCCCTCGACCAGCGAGGACTGGAAGCCGGGTGCGCAGGAGCCCCCGGCGGACATCTCCATGACGGTCCTCGAGAAGGAGCGCGGCACCACGGCGGGCACCGTGAAGATCAGCTGGAGCACGCCCGAGGGGATGACGTCGAACGACGACATCAAGATCGCCTGGCAGAACCTCCCCGAGGAGTACGAGGGCGTGGAGACCGAGCGGCTCGCCCGGGGAAGCTCCAGCATCACCGTCAGCGTGCCGCTGGCCTGGGACAAGCCGTGCTTCGTGCTCACCGTGGTGACGAAGAACGGCGGGATCGGTCCCTCCACGAAGCAGCAGTGCGTCGACACGAAGGAGCTGCGGGGATCATGA
- a CDS encoding FtsK/SpoIIIE domain-containing protein, with translation MRIKLTLRRPEDRMTDLEVTADATATVADVAGALYLGDPLRGSTEAPEGLTLQVQDAGAGPGAAGVRSLDRGIDLISAGLRSGSVVSIARSSTEYATRAESRGAAVALLRVLSGPEEGREFPLPSGSSVIGREGDVDIRIADPMLSKRHARINVADAVEIVDLRSANGVEIGGERVGRAVVGPADTVEVGGTTFSVIMLHRAGGSAPNSPVVEFNRSPRVVPRFEYREMTPPQPPREPQPQFFPIFMMFAPLLMGGLMFAVTRSPYSLIFVLMMPMMATAGYLNRKYQSRKQLERQIKNFEESLASLKRRVTAAQDLERAVRLVETPSTADAVDSAHRLGRLLWTHRPEHEAFTTVRLGLGVAESRVGIPMPGENNAIAQYWDQLDDMHEEYRMIAGVPIVGDLRESGGIGVAGGGEQADAVARGLITQLFALHSPTDLAIAAITSRSSRALWDWLKWLPHTSSPHSPLDGDHLADGALSGISLVSRIEELIEERSEGAPAQLRRAVRAPVSADPVPAPDPVTPNLVLVVEDDAPVDRARLVRIAERGPDVGVFVIWCAATVAALPAACRTYLSSEDGVEGANAGIVRRGERYYPVSVETVGLDVAAGVARHLSPVVDAGVPVDDDSDLPRAISYLTLAGTELAEEPGAVIEHWKETGSLTPRDGAPPVPRKHDANLRGLIGHDGQDAYHLDLRTHGPHALVGGTTGAGKSEFLQAWVMGMATAHSPDRVTFLFVDYKGGSAFADCIELPHAVGMVTDLSPHLVRRALTSLRAELHHREHLLNRKKAKDLVSLERTGDPEAPPSLIIIVDEFAALAKEVPEFVDGVVDVAARGRSLGLHLILATQRPAGVIKDNLRANTNLRIALRMADEADSKDILGDAMAAHFDPGIPGRAAAKTGPGRIATFQTGYAGGWTTDEPERARIDIVEREFGTGDIWDVPSPPSPARSELGPNDISRMVRTIGRAADEAGVPEPRKPWLSELAPAYDLSLLPSRRTDEDLLLGVMDTPEDQSQPTVSYVPDRDGNMAIYGTGGSGKSTTLRTIAISAASATARGGPVHVYGIDFGASGLQMLEELPHVGAIISGDDEERVIRLLRTLRGLIDERAKKFAAVRAGSIAEYRELSGDSEAPRILLLVDGMAAFREAYDFSNLSKWFTTFVQIATDGRQVGIHVIVTGDRPNAVPTSLGSSIQRRLIHRMASIDDYMNFGVARDVLDGASPPGRAILDGHEAQIAVHGGDANVAIQAREVGELAKAMRRAGVDPAPGVESLPERVELSRLRPVVDGRPVIGVGDEDLEAITIEPRGAFMVTGPGSSGRTTAVRTIATNLKALPQGMRLVRFSARRTPLTGLDLWDVEASDAETVKELAGQLRQTLESGNLGEGRLTLILDGIADFTGSGTEKELDALVRSCVREGQFVIGENENSTWNQAYTLAQPFKAGRRGLLLQPSDMDGDSLLGTPLGRFRRADFPPGRGFLVASGRASKLQVAQITE, from the coding sequence ATGCGCATCAAGCTCACGCTGCGTCGACCCGAGGACCGGATGACGGACCTCGAGGTCACCGCCGACGCCACGGCCACCGTCGCCGACGTCGCCGGCGCCCTCTACCTGGGGGACCCCCTGCGCGGCTCCACCGAGGCGCCCGAGGGACTGACCCTGCAGGTGCAGGACGCCGGGGCGGGCCCCGGCGCGGCCGGCGTGCGTTCCCTGGACCGCGGCATCGACCTGATCTCCGCCGGTCTGCGCTCCGGCTCCGTGGTCTCCATCGCCCGCTCCTCCACGGAGTACGCCACGCGCGCCGAATCGCGCGGCGCCGCCGTCGCTCTGCTGCGCGTGCTCTCGGGGCCCGAGGAGGGACGCGAGTTCCCCCTGCCCAGCGGCTCGAGCGTGATCGGACGCGAGGGCGACGTGGACATCCGCATCGCCGACCCGATGCTCTCCAAGCGCCATGCCCGCATCAACGTCGCCGACGCCGTGGAGATCGTGGACCTGCGCTCGGCCAACGGCGTGGAGATCGGCGGGGAGCGCGTGGGCCGTGCCGTCGTGGGCCCCGCCGACACGGTCGAGGTCGGCGGCACCACGTTCTCCGTGATCATGCTGCACCGCGCCGGCGGCAGCGCCCCGAACTCCCCGGTCGTCGAGTTCAACCGCTCGCCCCGCGTGGTGCCGCGCTTCGAGTACCGCGAGATGACGCCGCCGCAGCCGCCGCGCGAACCCCAGCCGCAGTTCTTCCCGATCTTCATGATGTTCGCGCCGCTGCTCATGGGCGGTCTCATGTTCGCGGTCACGCGCAGCCCCTACTCGCTGATCTTCGTGCTGATGATGCCGATGATGGCGACCGCCGGGTACCTCAACCGCAAGTACCAGTCGCGCAAGCAGCTCGAGCGGCAGATCAAGAACTTCGAGGAGTCGCTGGCATCCCTCAAGCGCCGGGTCACCGCCGCCCAGGACCTGGAGCGCGCGGTGCGGCTCGTGGAGACCCCCTCGACGGCGGACGCGGTGGACTCCGCCCACCGGCTCGGCCGCCTGCTGTGGACCCACCGGCCCGAGCACGAGGCCTTCACGACCGTGCGCCTGGGCCTCGGCGTCGCCGAGTCCCGCGTCGGCATCCCGATGCCCGGTGAGAACAACGCGATCGCCCAGTACTGGGATCAGCTCGACGACATGCACGAGGAGTACAGGATGATCGCGGGGGTGCCGATCGTCGGCGACCTGCGGGAGTCCGGCGGGATCGGCGTCGCCGGGGGAGGGGAGCAGGCCGACGCCGTGGCCCGCGGCCTGATCACCCAGCTGTTCGCCCTGCACTCGCCCACGGACCTCGCGATCGCCGCGATCACCTCGCGCTCCTCGCGCGCCCTCTGGGACTGGTTGAAGTGGCTCCCGCACACGTCGAGCCCCCATTCGCCGCTGGACGGGGATCATCTGGCCGACGGCGCGCTCAGCGGGATCTCCCTGGTCTCGCGCATCGAGGAGCTCATCGAGGAGCGCTCCGAGGGAGCGCCGGCGCAGCTGCGCCGCGCGGTGCGCGCCCCCGTCTCCGCCGATCCCGTGCCGGCTCCCGACCCGGTGACCCCGAACCTCGTGCTCGTCGTCGAGGACGACGCCCCCGTGGACCGCGCACGCCTGGTGCGCATCGCCGAGCGCGGGCCCGACGTGGGCGTCTTCGTGATCTGGTGCGCGGCGACGGTCGCGGCCCTGCCCGCGGCCTGCCGCACCTACCTCTCGAGCGAGGACGGCGTGGAGGGGGCGAACGCCGGCATCGTGCGCCGCGGCGAGCGCTACTATCCCGTGAGCGTGGAGACCGTCGGCCTCGACGTCGCCGCGGGCGTGGCCCGGCACCTCTCCCCGGTGGTCGACGCGGGCGTCCCGGTGGATGACGACTCCGACCTCCCGCGCGCCATCTCCTATCTCACCCTGGCCGGGACGGAGCTCGCCGAGGAGCCCGGCGCGGTCATCGAGCACTGGAAGGAGACCGGCTCGCTGACCCCGCGCGACGGGGCGCCGCCGGTCCCGCGCAAGCACGACGCGAACCTGCGGGGGCTCATCGGCCACGACGGCCAGGACGCCTACCACCTCGACCTGCGCACCCACGGCCCGCACGCCCTGGTGGGCGGCACCACGGGCGCCGGCAAGTCCGAGTTCCTCCAGGCCTGGGTGATGGGCATGGCGACCGCCCACTCGCCCGACCGCGTGACCTTCCTGTTCGTCGACTACAAGGGCGGCTCCGCCTTCGCCGACTGCATCGAGCTCCCGCACGCCGTGGGCATGGTCACCGACCTGTCCCCGCACCTGGTGCGCCGCGCGCTGACGTCCCTGCGCGCCGAGCTGCACCATCGCGAGCACCTGCTGAACCGCAAGAAGGCCAAGGACCTCGTCTCGCTCGAGCGCACCGGGGACCCCGAGGCGCCCCCGAGCCTGATCATCATCGTCGACGAGTTCGCCGCGCTCGCGAAGGAGGTCCCGGAGTTCGTCGACGGGGTCGTGGACGTGGCCGCCCGCGGCCGCTCCCTCGGCCTGCACCTGATCCTCGCGACCCAGCGCCCCGCGGGCGTCATCAAGGACAACCTGCGCGCGAACACGAACCTGCGCATCGCGCTGCGGATGGCCGACGAGGCCGACTCGAAGGACATCCTGGGCGATGCCATGGCCGCCCACTTCGATCCCGGCATCCCCGGTCGCGCCGCCGCGAAGACCGGCCCGGGCCGCATCGCGACCTTCCAGACCGGGTACGCGGGCGGATGGACGACCGACGAGCCCGAGCGCGCGCGCATCGACATCGTCGAGCGGGAGTTCGGCACCGGCGACATCTGGGACGTCCCGAGCCCGCCGTCCCCCGCCCGCAGCGAGCTGGGCCCCAACGACATCTCCCGCATGGTGCGCACCATCGGACGCGCCGCCGACGAGGCCGGGGTCCCCGAGCCCCGCAAGCCGTGGCTGTCCGAGCTCGCCCCCGCCTACGACCTCTCCCTGCTGCCCAGCCGCCGCACCGACGAGGACCTCCTGCTGGGGGTCATGGACACGCCGGAGGACCAGTCCCAGCCCACGGTCTCCTACGTGCCCGACCGCGACGGCAACATGGCGATCTACGGCACGGGCGGCTCGGGCAAGTCGACGACCCTGCGCACGATCGCGATCTCGGCGGCGAGCGCGACCGCCCGGGGCGGCCCCGTGCACGTCTACGGGATCGACTTCGGCGCCTCCGGTCTGCAGATGCTCGAGGAGCTCCCGCACGTGGGCGCGATCATCTCGGGCGACGACGAGGAGCGCGTGATCCGGCTGCTGCGGACGCTGCGCGGCCTGATCGACGAGCGCGCGAAGAAGTTCGCCGCGGTGCGCGCGGGCTCGATCGCCGAGTACCGGGAGCTGTCCGGGGACTCCGAGGCCCCGCGCATCCTGCTCCTGGTCGACGGCATGGCGGCCTTCCGCGAGGCCTACGACTTCTCGAACCTCTCCAAGTGGTTCACGACCTTCGTGCAGATCGCGACCGACGGACGCCAGGTGGGCATCCACGTGATCGTCACGGGCGACCGCCCGAACGCCGTGCCGACCTCCTTGGGGTCCTCGATCCAGCGCCGGCTGATCCACCGCATGGCCTCGATCGACGACTACATGAACTTCGGCGTGGCCCGGGACGTGCTCGACGGCGCCTCCCCGCCCGGACGCGCGATCCTCGACGGCCACGAGGCGCAGATCGCCGTGCACGGCGGCGACGCGAACGTCGCGATCCAGGCGCGGGAGGTCGGCGAGCTCGCGAAGGCCATGCGGCGCGCGGGCGTCGATCCCGCACCCGGCGTCGAGTCCCTCCCCGAGCGGGTGGAGCTCTCGCGCCTGCGGCCCGTGGTGGACGGCCGGCCCGTGATCGGCGTCGGCGACGAGGACCTCGAGGCGATCACGATCGAGCCGCGCGGCGCCTTCATGGTCACCGGCCCCGGCAGCTCCGGTCGCACCACCGCGGTGCGCACCATCGCCACGAACCTCAAGGCGCTCCCGCAGGGCATGCGCCTGGTGCGGTTCTCCGCGCGCCGCACGCCGCTGACCGGCCTGGACCTGTGGGACGTCGAGGCCTCGGACGCCGAGACGGTCAAGGAGCTCGCCGGGCAGCTGCGCCAGACCCTCGAGTCGGGGAACCTGGGGGAGGGGCGGCTCACGCTGATCCTCGACGGGATCGCGGACTTCACGGGCAGCGGCACGGAGAAGGAGCTCGACGCGCTGGTGCGCTCGTGCGTGCGCGAGGGCCAGTTCGTGATCGGAGAGAACGAGAACTCGACCTGGAACCAGGCGTACACCCTCGCCCAGCCCTTCAAGGCCGGTCGCCGCGGACTCCTGCTGCAGCCCTCGGACATGGACGGCGATTCGCTGCTGGGCACCCCGCTCGGCCGCTTCCGCCGTGCCGACTTCCCGCCCGGCCGCGGGTTCCTCGTCGCCTCGGGCCGCGCCTCGAAGCTCCAGGTCGCCCAGATCACGGAGTGA
- a CDS encoding WXG100 family type VII secretion target — MTEKGMDVDQVLKMAKQLNSAAEDITTMQSDLTTGLEEVDWTGPDADDFRGSWESEMVPALKSIRTAVEQLGATAESNASEQTTVSSH, encoded by the coding sequence ATGACCGAGAAGGGCATGGACGTCGATCAGGTGCTGAAGATGGCCAAGCAGCTGAACAGCGCGGCCGAGGACATCACCACCATGCAGAGCGACCTCACCACGGGTCTCGAGGAGGTCGACTGGACCGGCCCGGACGCCGATGACTTCCGCGGCAGCTGGGAGTCCGAGATGGTGCCGGCGCTGAAGAGCATCCGGACGGCCGTCGAGCAGCTCGGTGCCACTGCCGAGTCCAACGCGAGCGAGCAGACGACCGTCTCCTCGCACTGA
- a CDS encoding WXG100 family type VII secretion target, whose protein sequence is MAEKKGMDPEAVKQMAQSIRDAGEDAQAAFDDVKGKVDELDWTGEDHDDYISEFEDLADKVKQLKQKAEDFAESAEKNAKEQTTASSR, encoded by the coding sequence ATGGCTGAGAAGAAGGGTATGGATCCTGAGGCCGTCAAGCAGATGGCGCAGAGCATCCGCGATGCGGGCGAGGACGCACAGGCGGCCTTCGACGACGTCAAGGGCAAGGTCGACGAGCTCGACTGGACCGGTGAGGACCACGACGACTACATCTCGGAGTTCGAGGACCTCGCGGACAAGGTGAAGCAGCTCAAGCAGAAGGCCGAGGACTTCGCGGAGTCGGCCGAGAAGAACGCCAAGGAGCAGACGACGGCGTCGTCGCGCTGA
- a CDS encoding WXG100 family type VII secretion target, protein MSFKGMDPDQARDVAKEVTQAGEKIKQAFADVDGTVQGIDWKGPDADTFKDDWRNFQSSDVSNIAELFKTHGDSLSDQADEQDQTSNSNA, encoded by the coding sequence ATGTCTTTCAAGGGAATGGATCCGGATCAGGCACGCGACGTCGCCAAGGAGGTGACCCAGGCCGGCGAGAAGATCAAGCAGGCCTTCGCCGACGTCGACGGGACCGTCCAGGGCATCGACTGGAAGGGGCCCGACGCGGACACCTTCAAGGACGACTGGCGCAACTTCCAGTCGAGCGATGTCTCGAACATCGCGGAGCTGTTCAAGACCCACGGCGACAGCCTCTCGGACCAGGCCGACGAGCAGGACCAGACCTCGAACTCGAACGCCTGA
- a CDS encoding YajQ family cyclic di-GMP-binding protein, producing MADSSFDIVSKLDRQEVDNAVNQAAKEVSQRYDFRGTDASVALSGEQIVMTANADERVRAVLDVLQTKLLRRGLSLKSIEVGEPVQSGKTVRLVADLKEGISSEQAKKISKIIRDEGPKGVKAQIQGDELRVSSKKRDDLQAVIALLKGEDLDVALQFVNYR from the coding sequence ATGGCCGATTCGTCGTTCGACATCGTCAGCAAGCTCGATCGCCAGGAGGTGGACAACGCCGTCAACCAGGCGGCGAAGGAGGTCTCCCAGCGCTACGACTTCCGCGGCACCGACGCCTCCGTGGCGCTCAGCGGGGAGCAGATTGTCATGACCGCCAACGCCGACGAGCGCGTGCGCGCGGTGCTGGACGTGCTGCAGACCAAGCTGCTGCGACGCGGCCTCTCCCTGAAGAGCATCGAGGTGGGCGAGCCCGTCCAGTCCGGGAAGACCGTGCGCCTGGTCGCCGATCTCAAGGAGGGCATCAGCTCGGAGCAGGCCAAGAAGATCTCCAAGATCATCCGCGACGAGGGCCCCAAGGGCGTGAAGGCGCAGATCCAGGGCGACGAGCTGCGGGTCTCCTCGAAGAAGCGCGACGACCTGCAGGCCGTCATCGCCCTGCTCAAGGGCGAGGACCTCGACGTCGCGCTCCAGTTCGTCAACTACCGCTGA